The following proteins are co-located in the Rippkaea orientalis PCC 8801 genome:
- a CDS encoding XisH family protein: MSARDAYHGIVKTALQKDGWLITHDPYPLQAGSFDLAIDLGVEKIIAAQRKERKIAVEIKSFLGSSRISQFYGALGQFITYRTALEIQEKERTLYLAVSNDVYEKFFITPFIQSLVKKNQLYLMIYDIEQEVIEQWQP, encoded by the coding sequence ATGTCTGCTAGAGATGCTTATCATGGAATTGTAAAAACTGCCCTCCAGAAAGACGGATGGTTAATCACCCATGATCCCTATCCCCTTCAAGCAGGAAGTTTTGATTTAGCAATTGATTTAGGGGTCGAAAAAATTATTGCAGCACAGAGAAAAGAACGGAAAATTGCCGTTGAAATTAAAAGTTTTCTGGGTTCATCGAGAATTTCGCAATTTTATGGAGCATTAGGACAATTTATTACCTATCGAACAGCATTAGAGATACAAGAAAAAGAGAGAACCTTATATTTAGCAGTTTCTAATGATGTTTATGAAAAATTTTTCATAACTCCCTTTATTCAATCTTTAGTTAAGAAAAATCAACTTTATCTCATGATTTATGATATTGAACAGGAGGTCATAGAACAATGGCAACCTTAG
- a CDS encoding XisI protein — translation MATLEKIELYRQYIQKLLTEHSQVIWDKRIQAQTIFDVKNDHYQLVYVGWKGAKRVYGVVLHLDIIDEKIWIQQDGTEVGIANKLVELGVPKKDIVLGFDPPMMRQYTEFSVG, via the coding sequence ATGGCAACCTTAGAAAAAATAGAACTTTATCGTCAATATATTCAAAAACTTTTAACGGAACATTCTCAAGTAATTTGGGATAAACGGATTCAAGCCCAAACTATTTTTGATGTTAAAAATGATCATTATCAATTGGTTTATGTGGGTTGGAAGGGTGCAAAACGGGTTTATGGAGTAGTTCTCCATCTAGATATTATTGATGAAAAAATTTGGATTCAACAAGACGGAACAGAAGTCGGAATTGCTAATAAATTAGTTGAGTTGGGAGTTCCTAAAAAAGATATTGTTTTAGGATTTGATCCACCAATGATGAGACAATACACTGAATTTTCAGTTGGTTAA
- a CDS encoding ElyC/SanA/YdcF family protein, whose amino-acid sequence MFLFVVSSCYRQEWWGLLEYKAQWTLTLEGWALVFLAIIIMSLLIFIGIQPFLALSVPLRKADILVVEGWVSDEVIKGAIAEFKNKDYQLMITTGIFFSQDKHLGHYKSQAEVAAAKAIALGLEVDKVIPVAASDIKMNRTAASAIAVKDWLIESNTLVKKVNLYSYDVHTRRSWLIFKRVLGTQMRVGAIAYPSPYYEAKQWWTASEGVRSVISETIAYIYALLIWRYDQFNS is encoded by the coding sequence ATGTTCTTGTTTGTCGTATCTTCGTGCTATCGTCAAGAATGGTGGGGATTATTAGAATATAAAGCCCAATGGACTCTAACCCTTGAAGGATGGGCTCTTGTTTTCTTAGCAATAATCATAATGAGCCTGTTAATCTTTATTGGGATTCAACCATTTCTAGCGTTATCGGTTCCTTTGAGAAAAGCTGATATTTTAGTTGTAGAAGGATGGGTAAGCGATGAAGTCATTAAAGGAGCGATCGCAGAATTTAAAAATAAAGATTATCAACTCATGATTACGACTGGGATTTTTTTTAGCCAAGACAAGCATTTAGGCCACTATAAAAGTCAAGCAGAAGTAGCAGCAGCTAAAGCGATCGCCCTAGGGTTAGAAGTAGACAAAGTAATTCCTGTCGCTGCTAGTGATATTAAAATGAACCGTACAGCAGCCTCAGCGATCGCCGTTAAAGATTGGTTAATTGAGTCTAATACCCTCGTTAAAAAAGTTAATCTTTATTCCTACGATGTCCATACACGACGCAGTTGGTTAATTTTTAAACGGGTTCTAGGGACTCAAATGCGAGTCGGGGCGATCGCCTATCCGTCCCCCTATTATGAAGCGAAACAATGGTGGACTGCTAGTGAAGGAGTGCGATCGGTTATTTCTGAAACCATTGCCTATATTTATGCCCTCTTGATTTGGCGATATGATCAGTTCAACAGTTAG
- the thiC gene encoding phosphomethylpyrimidine synthase, with protein sequence MRSQWVAKRRGQSNVSQMHYARQGMITEEMDYVAKRENLPPDLIRQEVARGRMIIPANINHLNLEPMAIGIASKCKVNANIGASPNSSNLEEEVAKLNLAVKYGADTVMDLSTGGGDLDTIRTAIINASPVPIGTVPIYQAVESVHGNIEKLTPDDFLHIIEKHAQQGVDYMTIHAGLLIEYLPLVRSRLTGIVSRGGGIIAKWMLHHHKQNPLYTHFDEIIEIFKKYDVSFSLGDSLRPGCTHDASDEAQLSELKTLGQLTRRAWEHDVQVMVEGPGHVPMDQIEFNVKKQMEECSEAPFYVLGPLVTDIAPGYDHITSAIGAAMAGWYGTAMLCYVTPKEHLGLPDAEDVRNGLIAYKIAAHAADIARQRPGARDRDDELSKARYNFDWNRQFELSLDPDRAREYHDETLPADIYKTAEFCSMCGPKFCPMQTKVDADALTELEKFLAEQKNKEAIAH encoded by the coding sequence ATGAGATCACAATGGGTTGCGAAGCGTCGCGGACAGAGCAATGTATCCCAAATGCACTATGCTCGTCAAGGCATGATCACCGAGGAAATGGATTATGTTGCCAAACGGGAAAATCTTCCCCCTGACTTAATTCGTCAAGAAGTCGCACGGGGACGGATGATTATTCCCGCCAATATTAACCATCTTAACCTAGAACCGATGGCCATTGGTATTGCCTCAAAATGCAAGGTTAATGCCAATATTGGGGCATCTCCTAACTCTTCTAACCTAGAGGAAGAAGTCGCTAAACTCAACCTAGCCGTCAAATACGGTGCTGATACCGTGATGGACTTGTCCACAGGGGGAGGAGACTTAGACACCATTCGCACCGCCATTATTAACGCTTCTCCCGTTCCTATTGGAACCGTTCCCATTTATCAAGCCGTGGAAAGCGTCCACGGGAATATCGAAAAGCTGACCCCTGATGATTTCTTGCACATCATTGAGAAACACGCTCAACAGGGTGTGGACTACATGACCATCCATGCGGGACTGTTAATAGAATACCTTCCCTTGGTCAGAAGTCGTCTAACAGGGATTGTCTCTCGCGGCGGTGGTATTATTGCTAAGTGGATGCTGCACCATCACAAGCAAAACCCGCTTTATACCCATTTTGATGAGATTATTGAGATCTTTAAGAAATACGACGTTTCTTTTAGTTTAGGAGATTCATTGCGCCCTGGTTGTACCCACGATGCGTCCGATGAAGCTCAACTGTCTGAGTTGAAAACCCTTGGACAATTAACCCGTCGTGCTTGGGAGCATGATGTTCAGGTGATGGTGGAAGGTCCAGGCCATGTTCCGATGGATCAAATTGAGTTTAATGTCAAAAAACAAATGGAAGAGTGTAGCGAAGCACCTTTCTATGTTTTGGGTCCATTGGTGACAGATATTGCTCCAGGATATGATCATATTACCTCAGCGATCGGGGCAGCGATGGCCGGTTGGTATGGAACGGCAATGTTATGCTATGTTACTCCGAAAGAGCATTTAGGGTTGCCTGATGCGGAGGACGTGCGTAATGGGTTAATTGCCTATAAAATTGCGGCTCATGCTGCCGATATTGCTCGTCAACGTCCAGGGGCACGAGACCGGGATGATGAACTGTCGAAAGCCCGTTATAATTTTGACTGGAACCGTCAGTTTGAACTATCGTTAGATCCCGATCGCGCCAGGGAATATCACGATGAAACTTTGCCCGCAGATATCTATAAAACGGCGGAGTTTTGTTCAATGTGTGGACCGAAGTTCTGTCCCATGCAAACGAAAGTAGATGCGGATGCGTTGACGGAATTGGAGAAATTCCTAGCCGAACAAAAGAACAAAGAAGCGATTGCTCATTAA
- a CDS encoding DUF2301 domain-containing membrane protein, translated as METTQAQPTIYHGQFGDFTITPADRRGVIIYRLGLFLCALSFAVGTALILVKGEQNWVLEAIVVLFGLFSLGLGISLITIHIYLRPLHRLLQLFWLLGTIATLVIAKQSPEPLVLFVYHQPLTLLGIGFTFAALTGIYFKEAFCFNRLEAKVLTVLVPMLLLGHLTRLLPANIEQGLLMGWAGLFIIFVLRKAIQSIPPDIGDKSVFIYLDKVRN; from the coding sequence ATGGAGACAACACAAGCACAACCAACAATTTATCACGGACAATTTGGTGACTTTACCATCACACCAGCAGATCGTCGGGGAGTCATTATCTACCGTCTGGGGTTATTTCTCTGTGCCTTAAGCTTTGCCGTGGGAACAGCTTTGATTTTGGTTAAAGGCGAACAAAATTGGGTATTAGAGGCAATAGTTGTATTATTTGGACTATTTTCTTTAGGATTAGGCATAAGTTTAATAACTATTCACATTTATTTACGTCCCCTTCATCGACTGTTACAACTCTTTTGGCTCCTAGGAACCATAGCTACTTTAGTGATAGCGAAACAAAGTCCTGAACCCCTAGTCTTATTCGTTTACCATCAGCCATTAACTCTGTTAGGAATTGGCTTTACCTTTGCGGCTTTAACGGGCATTTATTTTAAGGAAGCCTTCTGTTTTAATCGCCTAGAAGCCAAAGTTCTAACCGTCTTAGTTCCGATGTTATTGCTAGGACATTTAACCCGTTTATTACCAGCCAATATAGAACAGGGATTATTAATGGGTTGGGCAGGATTATTTATCATTTTTGTTCTGCGTAAAGCCATTCAATCAATTCCTCCTGATATTGGCGATAAATCTGTCTTTATCTATCTTGATAAAGTCAGAAACTAA
- a CDS encoding EAL domain-containing protein: MNLGNNKAKEKYVLIIEDSHSRQTIMLEEDKYSIGRHSSNSIVIPSRQISRIHATLIRKINRQTDQDSFWILDGDLEGNRSQNRIFVNGEKCLVHELKDGDLINFGCEVNASYHLLSSGTISETLVDQNCHSKIDNPEPEKETQVMEKFPRLQPYDPHKQETLRLDISPIQDENDEDTFIEKSYTDPLTDLPNQILVNEYLSIALTNAKRNKNLVGLILIDIKDFKKINDNVSYSIGDQILQQIAKRLKDYLRSGDIVGRWGGDQFSILLTQVKTIENVEKVIKRLIKILQEPLPIDKQIYTLDYYLGLAIYPQDGDGSQRLIGYVERQIADAKKSGNCITLKEASAEINSQLLQFQKRLKQALIHQELSLHYQPQVNIITGQIEGVEALIRWHHPKQGLLLPQKFLSWAEKTDLLIPLTRWILETACTQNKAWQNDGLPPILMSVNLSTEQFYHPQLIKLIKQVLLATGLKSRWLELEITETTILKDSQKAYRILKALQHLGVSLCLDDFGKGYGAISYLSDSPFQKLKIDLSVIQKLKENPENTMMISALIALAEKFQMRVVAEGVETQQQLDVLYTLQCDAIQGYRFSRPLPVEEATEFLQFNSHSNVILQFGL, translated from the coding sequence ATGAACTTAGGGAATAATAAAGCAAAAGAGAAGTATGTTTTGATTATCGAAGATAGTCATTCTAGGCAGACCATTATGCTAGAAGAAGACAAGTATTCTATTGGCCGTCATTCGAGTAATTCTATTGTTATTCCCTCACGACAAATTTCGCGTATACACGCGACTTTAATCCGCAAAATTAATCGCCAAACTGATCAAGACTCTTTCTGGATTCTCGATGGAGATCTCGAAGGAAATAGAAGTCAAAATAGAATTTTTGTCAATGGAGAAAAATGCCTAGTTCATGAACTCAAAGATGGCGATTTGATTAACTTTGGTTGTGAAGTCAATGCCAGCTATCATCTACTTTCCTCTGGAACCATTTCTGAAACGCTTGTTGATCAAAATTGTCATTCAAAAATTGACAATCCTGAGCCAGAAAAAGAAACTCAAGTGATGGAAAAATTTCCAAGATTACAGCCCTACGATCCCCATAAACAAGAAACCTTGCGCCTTGATATTTCCCCAATACAAGATGAAAATGATGAAGATACTTTTATTGAAAAATCCTATACTGATCCTCTGACGGATTTACCTAATCAAATTTTAGTTAACGAATATCTTTCTATCGCTTTAACTAATGCTAAACGAAATAAAAATCTAGTGGGTTTAATTCTAATTGATATCAAAGATTTCAAGAAAATTAATGATAATGTTAGCTATAGTATTGGTGATCAGATACTACAACAAATTGCCAAAAGATTGAAAGACTATTTACGATCAGGGGATATTGTTGGTCGTTGGGGAGGCGATCAATTTAGTATTTTGTTAACTCAAGTTAAAACTATTGAAAACGTTGAAAAAGTTATTAAGCGTCTGATCAAAATTCTCCAAGAACCCTTACCAATTGACAAGCAAATTTATACTTTAGACTACTATCTTGGACTTGCGATATACCCTCAAGATGGAGATGGATCTCAACGGTTAATTGGTTATGTAGAAAGACAAATTGCTGATGCTAAAAAATCAGGTAACTGTATCACATTAAAAGAAGCTTCTGCTGAAATTAATAGTCAATTATTACAGTTCCAAAAGCGATTAAAACAAGCGTTGATTCACCAGGAACTGTCCTTACATTATCAACCTCAAGTCAATATTATCACTGGGCAAATAGAAGGAGTAGAAGCCTTAATTCGTTGGCATCATCCAAAACAGGGTTTACTTCTACCGCAAAAATTTCTATCTTGGGCAGAAAAAACCGATCTCTTAATCCCTTTAACTCGTTGGATCTTAGAAACAGCTTGTACTCAAAATAAAGCTTGGCAAAACGATGGTTTACCTCCTATCTTAATGTCTGTTAATCTTTCGACTGAACAATTTTATCATCCTCAATTAATTAAATTAATTAAACAAGTTTTATTAGCTACTGGTCTTAAATCCCGTTGGTTAGAGTTAGAAATTACAGAGACGACTATTTTAAAAGATTCCCAGAAAGCTTATCGAATTTTAAAAGCGTTGCAGCATCTTGGCGTTTCCCTTTGTCTAGACGATTTTGGCAAGGGATATGGGGCGATTAGTTACTTATCAGATAGTCCTTTCCAAAAACTGAAAATTGATCTTTCAGTCATCCAAAAATTAAAAGAAAATCCTGAAAATACGATGATGATTTCTGCCTTAATTGCGTTAGCAGAAAAGTTCCAAATGAGAGTCGTTGCTGAAGGGGTGGAAACCCAACAACAACTCGATGTACTCTATACGCTTCAATGTGATGCCATACAAGGGTATCGTTTTAGTCGTCCACTTCCAGTGGAGGAAGCGACGGAGTTTCTACAATTTAATAGTCATTCAAACGTAATTTTGCAGTTTGGTTTGTAA
- a CDS encoding COP23 domain-containing protein, giving the protein MVNNSAKVIATSALVAVGLLATISGASADDKYPQYNMITEGFPSTVDWESSQAVTPHVVEKVVFACVKQDDGTYSTVEKVVRETMDPDNYPVYSTEDLSAQYGLDGKPMMVWTATLASNHPKGIYAPENRCQYVSTRLSNLSYSFGLVTPEQVAKLGEASRNGKVNGQQVVFLSQPDASTARGQNMIFTLKPDNAKQPSTTLTQFQIGISAGTAAGIGGPDLPAGKLPPVIE; this is encoded by the coding sequence ATGGTTAACAATTCAGCTAAGGTTATTGCGACAAGTGCATTGGTTGCCGTTGGCTTACTAGCCACTATTTCTGGAGCAAGTGCCGATGATAAATATCCTCAGTACAACATGATCACAGAAGGATTTCCTTCTACTGTAGATTGGGAAAGCAGCCAAGCAGTAACTCCCCATGTTGTGGAAAAGGTGGTTTTCGCCTGTGTGAAGCAAGATGATGGAACCTACTCTACCGTTGAAAAAGTGGTTCGGGAAACAATGGATCCCGATAACTACCCCGTTTACAGCACTGAGGATCTTTCCGCTCAGTACGGACTCGATGGTAAACCCATGATGGTTTGGACAGCAACCCTGGCCTCTAACCATCCCAAGGGAATCTATGCTCCTGAAAATCGTTGTCAATACGTTAGTACTCGCTTATCCAATCTTTCCTACTCCTTTGGTCTAGTGACCCCCGAACAGGTGGCAAAACTGGGCGAGGCTAGCCGCAATGGTAAGGTCAATGGACAACAGGTGGTCTTCTTGTCTCAACCCGATGCTTCTACGGCTCGTGGTCAAAACATGATCTTCACCCTGAAGCCTGATAATGCCAAACAACCCAGTACTACCCTAACACAATTCCAAATTGGGATTTCTGCTGGTACAGCCGCTGGGATTGGTGGACCTGACCTTCCTGCTGGAAAACTGCCCCCTGTCATCGAATAG
- a CDS encoding MEKHLA domain-containing protein: MSQDVWQQPEIITWSQLLLDSYQRLLGKQLIARIGNAEEDAKILFFAPMVVVSHGKEANPIFNYGNQTALTLWEMTWQEFIETPSRNTVNPIELEELATREKLLQKAQEQGFMDNIKGIRISKTGKRFLIENVIVWNVIDSNNKTWGQAATYPNWTFL, translated from the coding sequence ATGAGTCAAGACGTTTGGCAACAACCAGAGATTATCACTTGGAGTCAACTATTATTAGACAGTTATCAAAGGTTATTAGGAAAGCAACTCATTGCAAGAATTGGCAATGCAGAAGAAGACGCTAAAATACTTTTTTTTGCCCCTATGGTTGTGGTTTCCCATGGAAAAGAAGCGAATCCAATTTTTAATTATGGGAATCAAACGGCCTTGACTCTTTGGGAAATGACTTGGCAAGAATTTATTGAAACTCCTTCTAGAAATACGGTTAATCCCATAGAATTAGAAGAGTTAGCTACAAGAGAAAAATTATTACAAAAAGCCCAAGAGCAAGGCTTTATGGATAATATCAAAGGAATCCGCATTTCTAAAACAGGCAAGCGTTTTTTAATCGAAAATGTTATTGTTTGGAACGTTATTGATTCTAATAATAAAACTTGGGGTCAAGCTGCTACTTATCCTAATTGGACGTTTCTTTAG
- a CDS encoding ParA family protein, translated as MIISITALKGGVGKTTTAIHLSAYLQQKAPTLLIDADRNRSALIWSREDLLPFHVASQAGATNIIRKYPHIIVDTRARPEPEEFKDLADGSDLLIVPTTPNHLDLDATFKAVEQLTPLNANFKILLTKVDARTKNGREAIQLLKEANFPLFKTTIPLLVAFERASQKGVVIKDYPDPRSKFAWSTYEAVGREILP; from the coding sequence ATGATTATCTCTATTACTGCCTTAAAAGGGGGAGTCGGCAAAACCACCACGGCTATTCATTTATCAGCCTACTTACAACAAAAAGCCCCAACTCTATTAATTGATGCCGATCGCAACCGTTCTGCTTTGATTTGGTCACGGGAAGACTTACTTCCGTTCCATGTGGCTTCCCAAGCGGGAGCTACTAATATTATTCGTAAATATCCCCATATTATCGTTGATACCCGCGCTAGACCTGAACCGGAAGAATTTAAAGATCTTGCCGATGGCAGTGACTTACTAATTGTTCCCACAACCCCTAACCATTTAGACTTAGATGCGACTTTTAAAGCGGTAGAACAATTAACCCCGCTCAACGCTAATTTTAAAATTCTCTTGACGAAAGTCGATGCGCGTACCAAAAATGGACGCGAAGCTATCCAATTGTTAAAAGAAGCCAATTTTCCTCTTTTTAAAACAACCATTCCCTTATTAGTGGCCTTTGAACGTGCCTCTCAAAAGGGAGTCGTTATTAAAGATTACCCTGATCCTCGCTCTAAATTCGCTTGGTCAACCTATGAAGCAGTAGGAAGGGAAATTCTACCGTGA
- a CDS encoding EAL domain-containing protein — MNTLPPFRHILVIEDQKARRIVALDEATYALGRESTNDIVIYDQVVSRRHATLVRIRPTPRLDHYAYRIIDGDLEGNRSTNGLLINGRNCQSHNLKHGDVIFLGAEAKVSYYILSTALEIDLFNPLEDVQVEVIDESSTTIDNNKYKSTLVNSQPLQDRDPKDLIRLASFPELSPNPIIEMDFSGNLTYLNPAASIKFKSLEQDKLKHPVIAGLLSEASNIQGNLLLREITVGEEIFEQYVHYLSDSQLIRSYLFNITDRKEAEKKLKYHAFYDTLTNLPNRTWFDEKLAIALTKAKRENHLLAVLFLDLDSFKNINDTLGHPMGDQLLKQFAQRLNSCVRSGDMVARWGGDEFTLLLPQIHSPEDTVNLAQRILDELKQPFEVSGHQLYIKTSIGIAIYPQDGHDTESLLKNADAALYRAKERGRNHYRFYSSTMTSKASMLLKLENLLYQAIEQNELSLHYQPQLKLKNHKISGMEALLRWYHPELGQVSPAKLIPLVEKTDLIVPVSLWVLRTACQQNKTWQKAGLPPVTMGVNFSAKQFQQPNIVEMVSQVLGETNLDPQLLELEITETALMENIEFSQETLGELRQLGVKISLDDFGTGYSSLSYLQKFPVTTLKIDQSFIQSVQDTPPNTAIISAVIALGKSFNLRVIAEGVETLKQLELLQQLNCEEIQGYWFSRPLTPENATQFLSRV, encoded by the coding sequence ATGAATACCTTACCCCCCTTTCGCCATATTCTGGTTATTGAGGATCAAAAAGCGCGTCGAATCGTTGCCCTTGATGAAGCTACCTATGCTTTAGGTCGAGAGTCTACTAATGATATCGTGATTTATGATCAGGTTGTTTCCCGTCGTCACGCCACCCTTGTCCGTATTCGACCCACTCCACGACTTGACCACTATGCTTATCGTATTATTGATGGGGACTTAGAAGGTAATCGTAGTACTAATGGTTTACTCATCAATGGACGCAATTGTCAATCCCACAATCTTAAACACGGTGATGTGATTTTCTTGGGGGCTGAAGCCAAAGTTAGTTATTATATTCTTTCTACTGCTTTAGAAATTGATTTGTTTAATCCTCTTGAGGATGTGCAAGTTGAAGTGATCGATGAATCATCAACCACTATTGATAATAATAAGTATAAATCAACTTTAGTTAATTCCCAACCGCTACAAGATCGCGATCCTAAAGATTTAATTCGCTTAGCATCTTTCCCTGAATTAAGTCCTAATCCCATTATAGAAATGGATTTTTCTGGTAATTTAACCTATCTTAATCCAGCAGCTAGTATCAAATTTAAAAGTCTTGAACAAGATAAATTAAAACATCCCGTCATCGCAGGATTACTCTCCGAAGCATCGAATATTCAAGGGAATTTATTATTGCGAGAAATAACAGTGGGTGAAGAAATTTTTGAGCAGTATGTTCATTATTTATCTGATAGTCAATTGATTAGAAGTTATTTGTTTAATATTACTGATCGGAAAGAAGCAGAAAAAAAACTCAAATATCACGCATTTTATGATACTTTAACGAATTTACCGAATCGGACTTGGTTTGATGAAAAATTAGCGATCGCTTTAACGAAAGCTAAACGGGAAAATCATTTATTAGCGGTCTTATTCCTCGATTTAGATTCCTTTAAAAACATCAATGATACCCTCGGTCATCCCATGGGAGATCAACTCCTAAAACAGTTTGCTCAACGGTTAAATTCCTGTGTTCGTTCTGGGGATATGGTTGCTCGTTGGGGAGGGGATGAATTTACTTTACTCCTCCCCCAAATTCATAGTCCCGAAGATACCGTTAATCTCGCTCAACGTATCCTTGATGAACTCAAACAGCCCTTTGAGGTTTCGGGTCATCAATTATATATTAAAACCAGTATTGGCATTGCGATCTATCCCCAAGATGGACACGATACAGAAAGTTTATTAAAAAATGCTGATGCTGCTCTCTATCGAGCAAAAGAACGAGGTCGTAATCATTATCGCTTCTATAGTTCTACCATGACCTCCAAAGCGTCAATGTTGTTAAAATTAGAAAATTTATTGTATCAGGCTATTGAACAAAATGAGTTGAGTTTACATTATCAACCTCAGCTAAAATTGAAGAATCATAAAATTAGTGGAATGGAAGCTTTACTCCGATGGTATCATCCGGAATTAGGACAAGTTTCTCCAGCAAAACTCATTCCATTAGTCGAAAAAACAGATTTAATTGTTCCCGTTAGCTTATGGGTGTTACGAACAGCTTGTCAGCAAAATAAAACTTGGCAAAAGGCTGGTTTACCTCCAGTAACAATGGGGGTTAATTTTTCGGCTAAACAGTTTCAACAACCAAATATCGTCGAAATGGTTAGCCAAGTTTTAGGAGAAACCAATTTAGATCCACAGCTTTTAGAATTAGAAATTACTGAAACTGCTTTAATGGAAAATATTGAGTTTTCCCAAGAAACCCTAGGAGAGTTACGACAACTAGGCGTGAAAATTTCCCTCGATGATTTTGGGACAGGCTATTCTTCGTTAAGTTATTTACAAAAATTTCCGGTAACTACCTTAAAAATTGACCAATCTTTTATTCAATCTGTCCAAGATACTCCCCCAAATACAGCCATTATTTCTGCGGTTATTGCCCTAGGAAAAAGTTTTAATTTACGGGTAATCGCCGAAGGTGTAGAAACCCTCAAACAGTTAGAATTATTACAACAGTTAAACTGTGAAGAAATTCAAGGTTATTGGTTTAGTCGTCCGCTTACACCAGAAAATGCTACTCAATTTTTAAGCAGGGTTTAA